Part of the Desulfosalsimonas propionicica genome is shown below.
GTCTTGGTGGAGAATTTTCAACAAGGGTTGGATAGCTTTCAAACACTTTCCGTAAATTTGGTGTGATCCAATAAACCCATGGGCTTTCTGGTATAGAATCGAAATCTTTTTGCTTGTACTTAAAGGTTCTTATATCTGAATTTGATGTGCGAAGGTTATTCAATGCCTCTTCAAATTTGAGTCTCTTGGCCTCACTATTTGGTTCTTTGACGAGACGAAAATATATCCCTAATGATTCATCATCTTTTTTTCTTTTTGTTGCTTTACTGAATATGTAAGCAGTTGTTTGCAGTCTGCCGGGGTTACCAACAGCGAAAAGACTCGGCCCAGTATGAACCATAGTCTCAATTGTTGCTGCTCCGCGGATATAAAGCCTTAATTCTTTATATGTGGTGATAAACATAAAGGAGTGCATAGTTAGCATCCCCATATGCCCATAGTTTTTTGTCATTTCAAGGCAACGTTTAATAAACGCGCCATATAGATCACCTTTTCCCTCAGGATAATGATTCGCTACTATCTCCTTGAGCTTAGCGTTCATATTTCGATTGGACATATAGGGCGGATTGGTCACCACAACATTATACCTCTTAGATAAAAGCTCCAACAGCCTCAACCCCTTTACAGTTTCGCCCCCGAAAAAAGACTGCCCCTGCTGCTCTTCCATTGTTTTTGCAAAATGGTGGAGCGTTAATTCAATTTGTCCTTCTAGCGAATCCCAGAATTCCTTCTGAACTGCCCGGGATTCAAATTTGTTGTCGCCTTCTCCGAACAACTTTGTTTGGCGGCCTTCTTTGTTGAACTGTTTGCGTTCTCTTTCAATCAGGTTTTGAATTTCATCTTCTATTCTTAAAAGCGAGCCCAACTGCTTTGAATCTTTTAGTCGCTCCGAGAGGCTTTTCAAAATCCTCTGATAAATGGGTCGTTTTAATCCTACCTCATCCATAAACGCCTGCATTCGTTTATCATCTCCCAGTTCAACCCGGGCAGCCACCAGGTTGCTGTCCGTGAGCTTGGCTTCCGGATTAAGAGACTTGGCTTTCAAATACAGCGTCAGAGCGGATAGCTGCACAGCGCGGGTATCAATGTCAATACCGTGAATGTTGTTGGCAATGATGGCGGCAGGGATTTCATCTTCATTATTAACAGAAGGGCTTTGTGGCCAACCGGGCTGTCCGGCATTTTCAAGCTCTTCCCGGTACATTTCGACAAACAGATCAAATGCAACCAGCCCGAAGTGCATGGTCCCGCACGCAGGGTCTAATAGGGTAATTTCCCTGGCCGATTTTAGTGAGATGTCAGCAGTTGAATCAATGGGCACCAGGTATTGTAGCGTATCCTTTAAACGGGAATCCGGGTGCATGTCGATCCAGGTCCGGCCCAGGGTATTTTCCACGAGGTAGCGAACAATCCAGCGCGGTGTAAAAAGCTGGGTAACTGATGGGATATCTTTAGCCTCGAATTTGGTGCCGGAAACTCGGACTTCGCGGAATGCCGCTTCCAGCGCTTCGGAATTAAAACTCTGATATACCCACCCAATGGTTTCTTCGTTCCCCGGCGCCCAAGCTTCCTCAAGCGCCCCATCATTCATCATATCAATGAGCTGGTTTAATGCACGTGGCCGTGGAAAGATCCGGCTGGCTATGTTATCCGGATCAAACAGCACCTTGATCTCCCGGGATAACTGTTCGCACAGCCACAGCAGATACCAGCGATAGGCCTCCTGGCGCGGCCCTTCGCCGATGGCGTTTTGCGGCAGGTCGCCGGCTTCGTATTTTTCATAGGCGGCTTCATTATCCTCTTTGGCCAGCCATCTTAGAAATCCGTTGGATTGAGAGCCTTTCGAGACGCTTTGACGGATAATTCTCCGGGTTTCCATCATTTTAAGCGCCACCAAGCGGTTAAGCCTTGTAAAGGCGATCTCTAAAACTAGTTTTTCACGCGCCTCCCGGGCTGATAGGCCGGCATTTTTTTCATCCGCGATATATTGTTCCAGCCGATTGCGAGTTTCTCTGGCTTCATCAAGTCCTGAAATCGCCGGATATTTGGCAGCCGGTTCAAACGTGCCATCCGGCAAAAAGCCATACAGGCCTTCGAGTTGCTCTTCGGTCTCCTGGCACATGAGTTCTCTGGCTTTTAACGTGAAATTGTGAATGGCAGATACGGCTTCGTCTTTCATGACTGGTCCACCTGTTTGGAGATTTCTTCGAGGACTTGATTCGCCTTGGATTCCTGCTGCTCTTCGGCGGCCTGAATATCAGATTTCAGCTTGTTCATCCTTTGTTCAATAAGTTGGGCACTGGCGGATACCAGCGTTTTTGCGGTCTGAACCCGTTGGTTGGTCCAGGCAAGCGAGATCGGGCGCAGTCCATGTTCATTGGCTTCTTCATCTGATTCCGGCCGATCCGCCCGGTGGGTAATCTGGTTCCGCCGGTTAATCAGGTCGCCTACCAAACGTTTGATATCTTTTGCCGGGGTGCCGGCAATCTGTTCGACCTGGTCCCAGAATTTTGTAATCGTCATCACCTTGGTGATTTCTTCGATTCGCTCAGCGCTGTATAGGGTACCCCGCTTAAAGTTGTTTAATATGATTTGCTGCAGCCGGTAATCCGGATCCTCATATTGCTGGAGAGACACATAATCTCCCAGCGTGAAGGTGATTTTTCTGAGCATCTCATCAGCCCCGGTCTTTCTGGCTTTAACAATCGTGAGCACGTTTTCCCGCAAGGCATCCCAAAAAAAAGATTCTACGGTCGTGCATGCCGCAATTACCGCTTGACGGAGAAGAAAATCAAGCCCTCCGTCCATGGTGAGAAGCTCCGGGATCGGATTGGAGGACCGGGCGAGAACCATGACCCTGTCATTCAGCGCTGGGTGGATGGCCGCATTTTCCGGGGCTTCCCAGAAAGAACAGAGTGCAAGACGCAAGTTGTTGTCATTGATTTGCGTTTTCTTCAGGCCATTAAAAAGTTCATAAAGCTGCAGCAGGCTTTGGGTAACGGAGAAATTCTGATTAAAGAGGTTATAGGCTTCCATTCGGGATTACTCCAATATTACCCTGGCGCCGCTGGCCAGTAATTTTAACAAGTAATTTCTTATTTCACTGACCACGGTTTCAACATCTTCTTCCGATTCGACCGTGCCGCTGAATATCTGGGAAACATGTACCCGTTCGATTTTTTCTTCCGGGTCCGCGGTCATTTCCTTTAGTTTTTTGACCACCTGATCGTGGATGGCATCCGCAATAGATATATCGGTTTCTATCTGTTCAAGACTTGCGTTGCAGGTGTTGCAAACACCGTCCTCGGAAAGGGATAAACTGTCACAGGAGCGCGTTTTTAGGGGC
Proteins encoded:
- the pglX gene encoding BREX-1 system adenine-specific DNA-methyltransferase PglX; translation: MKDEAVSAIHNFTLKARELMCQETEEQLEGLYGFLPDGTFEPAAKYPAISGLDEARETRNRLEQYIADEKNAGLSAREAREKLVLEIAFTRLNRLVALKMMETRRIIRQSVSKGSQSNGFLRWLAKEDNEAAYEKYEAGDLPQNAIGEGPRQEAYRWYLLWLCEQLSREIKVLFDPDNIASRIFPRPRALNQLIDMMNDGALEEAWAPGNEETIGWVYQSFNSEALEAAFREVRVSGTKFEAKDIPSVTQLFTPRWIVRYLVENTLGRTWIDMHPDSRLKDTLQYLVPIDSTADISLKSAREITLLDPACGTMHFGLVAFDLFVEMYREELENAGQPGWPQSPSVNNEDEIPAAIIANNIHGIDIDTRAVQLSALTLYLKAKSLNPEAKLTDSNLVAARVELGDDKRMQAFMDEVGLKRPIYQRILKSLSERLKDSKQLGSLLRIEDEIQNLIERERKQFNKEGRQTKLFGEGDNKFESRAVQKEFWDSLEGQIELTLHHFAKTMEEQQGQSFFGGETVKGLRLLELLSKRYNVVVTNPPYMSNRNMNAKLKEIVANHYPEGKGDLYGAFIKRCLEMTKNYGHMGMLTMHSFMFITTYKELRLYIRGAATIETMVHTGPSLFAVGNPGRLQTTAYIFSKATKRKKDDESLGIYFRLVKEPNSEAKRLKFEEALNNLRTSNSDIRTFKYKQKDFDSIPESPWVYWITPNLRKVFESYPTLVENSPPRQGLATADNWVIR
- a CDS encoding HEPN domain-containing protein, whose product is MEAYNLFNQNFSVTQSLLQLYELFNGLKKTQINDNNLRLALCSFWEAPENAAIHPALNDRVMVLARSSNPIPELLTMDGGLDFLLRQAVIAACTTVESFFWDALRENVLTIVKARKTGADEMLRKITFTLGDYVSLQQYEDPDYRLQQIILNNFKRGTLYSAERIEEITKVMTITKFWDQVEQIAGTPAKDIKRLVGDLINRRNQITHRADRPESDEEANEHGLRPISLAWTNQRVQTAKTLVSASAQLIEQRMNKLKSDIQAAEEQQESKANQVLEEISKQVDQS